GGCGATGGCGCCCGCGGAGCGGGTCCCCCCCATGCCCGGCGAAATGTACACGCCGCCCGACCAGTCGGTGGCGACAAAGAACTGGTGGTTACGCAAGGACTCGCGGTGATACAGGATCACCGACGCGCCTTTGGCGGCGTAACCGTACTTGTGCACATCGGCCGAGATCGAGGTGACGCCCGGGATGCTTAAGTCGAACGGGGGCACCTCATGGCCCAGACGGGCGGCGAACGGCAGGATGAAGCCACCCAGGCATGAGTCAACGTGGAGGCCCAGGCCGCGTGATCGGGCAATCTCGGCCAGCTCTGCGATGGGATCGATGACCCCGTGCGGATAGGAGGGGGCCGACCCGACCAAAAGGACCGTGTTCGGCGTGATGGCCGACCTCATCGCCTCCACGTCGGCGCGGAAGTCCGGGCCGACCGGGACCAGCACCGGCCCCACGTCGAAGTACTGAGCCGCCTTCAGGAAGGCCGGGTGGGCCGAGGCGGGCAGGACCATCTCCGGGGCGGTGACCTCGGGACGCTCGGCCCGGGCCCAATCGCGGTACGTCTTGACGGCCAGGAGGATGCTCTCCGTGCCTCCGGAGGTCATGCTGCCGGACGCCTCCGCACCGCCACCGAGGAGGTTGGCCGTGATCGCCACCACGTCATTCTCCATCCGCTGCAGGCTCGGGAAGGCCATGGGGTTGAGGGCGTTCTCCATCAGGAACAGGTCGTACGCGTCCTGGATGACCTTGATGTGCTCGTCGCCGGCGTAGTAGACGAGACTCCAGGTGTGTCCGCCCCGCCAGTCAGCGTCGCCAGCCTTCATCTCCCGCATCGCGCTGAGGACCTCTTCCGGCCGCATTCCCTGTCCAGGTAGTTGGACCT
The nucleotide sequence above comes from Bacillota bacterium. Encoded proteins:
- a CDS encoding aspartate aminotransferase family protein; the encoded protein is MARKVQLPGQGMRPEEVLSAMREMKAGDADWRGGHTWSLVYYAGDEHIKVIQDAYDLFLMENALNPMAFPSLQRMENDVVAITANLLGGGAEASGSMTSGGTESILLAVKTYRDWARAERPEVTAPEMVLPASAHPAFLKAAQYFDVGPVLVPVGPDFRADVEAMRSAITPNTVLLVGSAPSYPHGVIDPIAELAEIARSRGLGLHVDSCLGGFILPFAARLGHEVPPFDLSIPGVTSISADVHKYGYAAKGASVILYHRESLRNHQFFVATDWSGGVYISPGMGGTRSAGAIAAAWASLHALGDSGLMDLTRRVLDITRRLMEGINAIPGLSMLGKPEASIFAFTSGDVDVFAVADAMERRGWHMDRQHMPPSLHLMVTPAHEAVVDQFLGDLRQAHQEVVDNPSLAQEGITPLYGMIATTADRGTVREAVLGLMNSIYSS